A genomic region of Acidobacteriota bacterium contains the following coding sequences:
- a CDS encoding NAD(P)-dependent alcohol dehydrogenase produces the protein MRAYEITEFGIDKLTLAEREIPAPSAGEVLVKFHAVSLNYRDVMVVSGSYNPRMKLPAVPFSDGAGEVVSVGDGTTKWKVGDRVSPIVIQGWVDGEPSAEKSRAAIGAGLFEGVLRDYGTFGEGGLVRVPEYLSFEEASTLPCAAVTAWNALVVSGKIKAGDTVLTLGTGGVSIFALQIAKHFGARVISTSSSDEKLERAKQLGADETINYRTRDDWDKVVVELTGGLGVDHVVEVGGTGTLAKSVKAVRVGGHIALVGALDMAGEFNPIPVFMKGIRIQGIFIGSRAMFEDLNMMISATKMRPVIDRVFDFNEASEALHYMESGSHFGKIVIKTGE, from the coding sequence ATGAGAGCTTACGAGATAACCGAATTCGGCATTGATAAACTTACCCTAGCGGAGCGGGAGATACCCGCTCCTTCTGCCGGTGAGGTGTTGGTCAAATTTCATGCAGTTTCACTCAACTACCGAGACGTAATGGTTGTGTCCGGATCATATAATCCTAGAATGAAATTGCCGGCAGTGCCGTTTTCTGACGGAGCCGGTGAGGTCGTCAGCGTCGGTGACGGTACCACAAAATGGAAGGTCGGTGACCGAGTTTCCCCAATTGTCATTCAAGGCTGGGTCGACGGAGAGCCCTCGGCAGAAAAATCGAGAGCGGCGATAGGTGCCGGTTTATTTGAAGGAGTACTTCGCGATTACGGCACGTTCGGCGAGGGGGGGCTTGTGCGCGTGCCAGAGTATCTCTCTTTCGAGGAGGCCTCGACATTGCCATGTGCCGCCGTTACGGCGTGGAACGCTTTGGTTGTATCGGGAAAAATCAAGGCGGGGGATACTGTCTTGACGCTCGGAACCGGCGGTGTTTCGATATTCGCTTTGCAGATCGCAAAACACTTCGGGGCACGTGTGATATCTACTTCGAGCAGTGACGAAAAGCTTGAACGGGCAAAACAGCTCGGTGCGGACGAGACTATCAACTATCGAACGCGTGACGATTGGGACAAGGTAGTAGTCGAATTAACGGGCGGCCTGGGCGTCGATCACGTTGTCGAGGTTGGCGGTACCGGAACGCTTGCTAAGTCAGTTAAGGCCGTTCGGGTCGGGGGGCACATCGCGCTGGTCGGGGCTCTTGATATGGCGGGCGAATTCAACCCAATTCCCGTTTTTATGAAAGGAATCCGGATACAAGGAATTTTTATCGGTTCGCGAGCAATGTTTGAGGATTTGAATATGATGATCTCTGCAACGAAAATGCGACCGGTGATCGATAGAGTATTTGATTTTAATGAAGCGAGTGAAGCTCTCCACTATATGGAAAGCGGCTCACATTTTGGAAAGATCGTAATAAAAACAGGAGAATGA
- a CDS encoding YceI family protein, protein MKTLYLTIVFSGLMISACADPTANKPKASTTAPSTANQATTKQSSTALSETKGTAIAITPENSKIEFTGSKVTGKHDGGFKQFTGTIDMVGEKAEASTVKVDIEMNSLFTDTDGLTKHLMTADFFEVEKFPKASFVSTKIVPPAGQAGPFNVTGDFEIRGVKKSITFPATIRVLADKIMVLAEFSINRKDFGIVYAGKADDLIRDDVLIRMELNPTRTK, encoded by the coding sequence ATGAAGACACTTTACTTAACCATAGTTTTTTCAGGGCTGATGATATCAGCTTGTGCTGATCCGACGGCAAACAAGCCGAAGGCGTCGACCACCGCCCCAAGTACTGCCAACCAGGCAACAACAAAGCAATCCTCTACTGCTCTATCCGAAACAAAAGGGACCGCGATAGCGATCACGCCGGAAAATTCGAAAATCGAGTTTACTGGATCAAAGGTCACCGGAAAGCATGACGGTGGTTTCAAACAGTTCACTGGTACTATAGATATGGTCGGCGAAAAGGCTGAGGCCAGCACCGTAAAAGTCGATATTGAAATGAATTCGCTTTTTACCGATACAGACGGTTTGACCAAACACCTCATGACGGCAGATTTCTTCGAGGTCGAAAAATTTCCCAAGGCGTCATTCGTTTCGACCAAGATCGTTCCTCCTGCCGGGCAGGCCGGACCATTTAATGTGACCGGCGATTTTGAGATTCGCGGTGTCAAAAAATCGATCACGTTCCCAGCGACGATCCGCGTCTTGGCTGACAAGATCATGGTACTGGCCGAGTTCTCGATCAACCGAAAGGATTTCGGCATTGTTTATGCGGGGAAAGCGGACGACCTGATCCGCGATGACGTTTTGATCAGAATGGAACTTAATCCGACGCGGACAAAATGA
- a CDS encoding thioredoxin family protein: MTFPEYIDLIDRLLAEGKTTGPIQTEANVEFTKLKRHRINRLENTIALGEGIKAAATGLTRKMTWLIIAEAWCGDSAPNVPVVEKNATESDNIEARYRLRDENLDLMDRWLTNGARSIPKLIAIDTSSGKVLGTWGSMPKAARVACEDVKANGIDKDTILEQLQRWCSADRSMSIQVEFERLRITGAKDGRLLPLDKY, translated from the coding sequence ATGACATTTCCCGAGTATATAGATCTGATCGACAGACTCCTTGCCGAAGGGAAGACGACCGGCCCGATCCAGACCGAGGCGAATGTTGAATTCACAAAGCTGAAACGGCACCGGATAAACCGGCTCGAAAATACGATCGCACTTGGAGAGGGAATAAAAGCGGCAGCCACGGGACTGACGCGCAAGATGACGTGGCTGATCATCGCCGAAGCCTGGTGCGGCGATTCCGCCCCAAACGTTCCCGTGGTCGAGAAAAATGCTACGGAAAGCGATAATATTGAAGCAAGATATCGTTTACGTGATGAGAATCTGGATCTCATGGACAGGTGGCTGACCAACGGAGCAAGGTCGATCCCGAAACTGATAGCGATCGATACTTCGTCGGGCAAGGTTCTCGGGACCTGGGGTTCGATGCCAAAGGCGGCACGGGTCGCTTGCGAAGATGTGAAAGCGAACGGCATTGATAAGGATACGATCCTGGAGCAGTTGCAGCGTTGGTGCAGCGCGGACAGATCAATGTCGATACAGGTGGAATTTGAACGATTGAGGATAACTGGAGCAAAGGACGGACGGCTGCTGCCGCTAGATAAATACTGA
- a CDS encoding Rrf2 family transcriptional regulator: MAANSQFSMAVHVLAMLAKSGDDNVKSECIAASVNTNAVVIRRLLGQLNHANLVMSQTGASGGTRLAKAPKDISLCEIYKAVSCGEVFALHAKSPNQDCPIGKNIEAVLCNLQKEIEQTVGEKLRQFTLASVIEMVETAHA, encoded by the coding sequence ATGGCGGCTAACAGTCAATTTTCAATGGCGGTGCATGTGCTGGCGATGTTGGCAAAATCGGGTGACGATAATGTCAAATCCGAGTGCATAGCCGCGAGCGTAAATACCAACGCCGTCGTTATACGCCGACTGCTGGGTCAATTGAACCATGCAAATTTGGTAATGTCGCAGACCGGAGCTTCCGGCGGAACTCGGTTAGCCAAAGCGCCAAAAGACATCAGCCTTTGCGAGATCTATAAGGCAGTATCATGCGGTGAAGTGTTTGCTCTTCATGCAAAATCGCCGAATCAGGATTGCCCCATCGGTAAGAATATAGAAGCAGTGCTCTGCAATCTGCAGAAAGAGATCGAGCAGACAGTTGGCGAAAAGTTGAGGCAGTTCACATTGGCGAGTGTTATCGAAATGGTAGAGACGGCACACGCATAA
- a CDS encoding transglycosylase SLT domain-containing protein produces MKTSINRILSFTTFLILAFAAVSSAQVTSTTSNNGTMTPQVARAQDSVNNVLLESGTAFREGLLAYVDDNRQMAGEKFNKSIEVFLYSTLNIQKDAKLQGCYNQLIETIYRIEFPADNQMPKVRELAATCTWNIETSLSDTVARITRPSQNRSAADSSMITAAVAGSNAGGPKVGFNNQEFEPSPLDELSKLVLTSDELQVDNNPVAQQQYQYIQTAVANKSLGFSFQVHPMIQQYINYYRGRGKSTMEIGLYRSGMFMRMARRIFKEEGVPENVAWLGQVESAWKPSAMSHMAASGLWQFIPGTGSRFGLQRNAYVDERNSFDEATRASARYLKFLANRYGGNWELAMAAYNCGEGNTDRAIRRAGATNFWLAYPYLPQETRNYVPNILATILIANNPGQYGFGHVRPAPSLVYDRIRIPGSTNLGLLAQAADTSVQYLRYLNPHLRGNVTPPMPYVVNVPSGKADEVVALFRRIPASKINNTNLANSTSGETWQTISNRTGVPVADLIAANPGMAKPQGKVFVPVKGNNVAAISYSRPTNQPASLSISNIRIVKARSGDTVAKVAAREKVDATELAKYNGLLTNSVLGAGREIRIPTK; encoded by the coding sequence ATGAAAACTAGCATTAATAGGATCCTAAGCTTTACAACATTCCTTATTCTGGCATTTGCGGCGGTTTCGAGCGCTCAAGTGACAAGTACTACCTCAAACAATGGCACAATGACACCTCAAGTTGCGAGGGCACAGGATTCAGTCAACAATGTCTTGCTCGAATCCGGTACAGCGTTTCGGGAAGGCCTTCTTGCATATGTCGATGACAATCGGCAGATGGCAGGCGAGAAATTCAATAAGTCAATCGAGGTCTTCCTATATTCGACTCTCAATATCCAAAAAGATGCGAAACTGCAGGGTTGCTATAATCAACTGATCGAAACGATCTACCGCATCGAATTTCCTGCAGACAATCAGATGCCGAAGGTGCGGGAACTGGCCGCAACGTGCACTTGGAATATTGAAACATCGTTGTCAGACACGGTCGCCCGTATTACACGTCCATCGCAAAACAGATCCGCTGCTGATTCCTCGATGATCACAGCTGCAGTTGCCGGATCTAATGCCGGCGGACCAAAGGTTGGATTTAACAATCAAGAGTTTGAACCTTCACCGCTTGATGAACTTTCGAAGCTTGTGCTCACAAGCGACGAGCTTCAGGTTGATAACAATCCTGTTGCGCAGCAGCAATATCAGTATATTCAGACGGCGGTAGCGAATAAATCACTTGGATTTTCGTTCCAAGTCCATCCGATGATCCAGCAATACATCAACTATTACCGCGGACGCGGTAAGTCAACAATGGAGATCGGCCTCTACCGCTCGGGTATGTTCATGCGCATGGCTCGCCGAATATTTAAGGAAGAAGGCGTGCCGGAAAATGTCGCATGGTTGGGGCAGGTCGAGAGTGCCTGGAAGCCAAGTGCGATGTCCCATATGGCGGCGTCCGGATTGTGGCAATTTATCCCTGGAACCGGATCAAGATTTGGTCTTCAGCGAAACGCGTATGTGGACGAAAGAAATAGTTTTGACGAGGCCACCCGTGCATCGGCACGATATTTGAAATTCCTTGCGAACCGCTACGGCGGCAATTGGGAACTTGCGATGGCGGCATACAATTGTGGGGAAGGTAACACTGACCGTGCCATTCGTCGTGCGGGAGCGACCAATTTTTGGCTCGCGTATCCGTATCTGCCGCAGGAAACAAGGAATTATGTTCCTAATATCCTGGCAACGATCCTGATCGCGAATAATCCAGGTCAATACGGCTTCGGCCACGTACGTCCTGCTCCAAGTTTGGTTTATGACCGTATTAGAATTCCCGGTTCCACAAATTTGGGATTGCTGGCACAGGCGGCGGATACAAGTGTCCAATATCTGAGATATCTCAATCCACACCTTCGCGGCAATGTTACACCTCCAATGCCGTATGTCGTCAATGTGCCCTCCGGGAAAGCTGACGAAGTCGTTGCCTTGTTCCGACGCATTCCCGCATCCAAGATCAACAACACTAATCTCGCGAACTCGACATCCGGTGAGACGTGGCAAACTATTTCGAACCGGACGGGCGTACCTGTGGCTGACTTGATCGCGGCAAATCCTGGTATGGCCAAACCGCAAGGAAAGGTCTTCGTTCCTGTCAAAGGCAATAATGTTGCTGCGATTTCGTATTCTCGTCCGACTAATCAGCCGGCGTCTCTGTCAATTAGCAATATAAGAATTGTTAAAGCAAGATCCGGTGATACGGTCGCGAAAGTTGCGGCCAGGGAGAAGGTCGACGCGACTGAATTAGCGAAGTACAATGGTCTCTTGACAAACTCAGTCTTGGGTGCCGGCCGCGAGATCAGAATACCGACGAAATAG
- the nrdR gene encoding transcriptional repressor NrdR, whose amino-acid sequence MRCPFCAHIEDKVVDSREAKDGDSIRRRRECLGCGRRFTSYERIDEIPYMVVKKDGKREQFDRNKVLAGLFRAAEKRPVSTVQLEKVVDEVEKNVQDSLDRELGTSEIGKIIMRRLKALDKVAYVRFASVYLEFADVSEFMSELKVLVGSRSRAASTVAAKKKKKK is encoded by the coding sequence ATGCGCTGTCCATTTTGTGCACATATTGAGGACAAGGTCGTCGATTCGCGTGAGGCGAAGGACGGTGATTCGATTCGCCGCCGCCGCGAGTGTTTGGGGTGCGGCCGGCGGTTCACATCTTATGAACGCATCGACGAAATTCCTTATATGGTCGTCAAAAAAGACGGCAAGCGTGAGCAATTTGATCGAAACAAGGTGCTCGCCGGCCTCTTCCGTGCCGCTGAGAAACGTCCTGTTTCGACCGTTCAGCTCGAAAAAGTTGTCGATGAGGTCGAAAAAAACGTACAGGATTCGCTTGACCGCGAACTAGGCACGAGCGAGATCGGGAAGATCATCATGCGTCGACTAAAGGCACTCGACAAAGTCGCTTACGTTCGCTTCGCCTCGGTTTATCTGGAATTTGCCGACGTTTCAGAATTCATGTCCGAACTAAAGGTCCTCGTCGGTTCACGAAGCAGGGCGGCATCCACAGTCGCCGCGAAAAAGAAAAAGAAAAAGTAG
- a CDS encoding flippase-like domain-containing protein — protein MILWFFGRNLDWQLVSSSLRRADPVYLAGSVFIICIGYFLRAVRWKVLLAPVTESSLRELFATTTVGFAAIFLIGRMGEIVRPMWLPMRDKRVRPSAALVTLGLERIFDMAALTCFFAFNLLLFSAPVGRETEFEYVEIVGWLMLTAVVVGFVALAIYQRRSERFIEWFDRFTTRRWIPARLHAIFVSILKQLSAALAILRDWKELLNVTFWTFLLWLSIAIPTWLVLLAFDMPISFSDALFIMGFAAVSSVVPTPGGAAGAFHTATAASLLFLKNDIQTEDAAAVSIAMHLVYFAPAIFFGIYYFIHGDISIERFRRLLSVENAEREIESDSPGFETSSR, from the coding sequence TTGATTCTGTGGTTTTTTGGCCGGAATTTGGATTGGCAGTTGGTATCGTCTAGTCTTCGGCGAGCAGACCCGGTCTATTTGGCGGGATCTGTATTTATCATTTGTATAGGCTACTTTTTGCGGGCCGTGCGATGGAAGGTTCTACTGGCACCCGTGACTGAAAGCAGCCTGCGAGAGTTGTTTGCGACGACGACCGTCGGCTTTGCGGCCATATTCTTGATCGGGCGAATGGGTGAGATCGTGCGACCGATGTGGCTGCCGATGCGGGACAAACGTGTCAGGCCATCTGCGGCGTTAGTCACGCTCGGGCTCGAACGGATTTTTGACATGGCTGCGTTAACATGCTTTTTTGCATTTAACCTGTTGCTTTTCTCGGCGCCCGTGGGCCGAGAGACTGAGTTCGAATACGTCGAGATAGTGGGCTGGCTGATGCTCACAGCTGTTGTTGTCGGTTTTGTGGCGTTGGCGATCTACCAGCGTAGGTCCGAGCGGTTTATCGAATGGTTCGACAGATTTACGACCCGAAGATGGATCCCTGCTCGACTTCACGCAATCTTTGTCAGTATATTGAAGCAGCTCTCAGCGGCTCTGGCGATTCTTCGCGATTGGAAAGAGCTCTTAAATGTAACCTTCTGGACGTTTCTGCTGTGGCTTTCGATCGCTATTCCTACTTGGTTGGTGTTGTTGGCATTTGACATGCCGATATCGTTCAGCGACGCTTTGTTTATCATGGGATTTGCGGCGGTAAGCTCGGTTGTGCCGACACCGGGCGGAGCGGCAGGGGCCTTTCATACTGCAACAGCAGCTAGCCTGTTGTTCTTGAAAAATGATATCCAAACGGAGGACGCAGCGGCCGTTTCGATAGCAATGCATCTCGTGTATTTCGCACCGGCGATCTTTTTTGGTATATATTATTTTATTCACGGTGATATCAGCATCGAACGTTTCCGCAGATTACTTTCGGTCGAGAACGCCGAGCGCGAGATCGAATCAGATTCGCCAGGATTCGAAACCAGTAGCCGGTAG
- a CDS encoding elongation factor G → MKAFTTENIRNLAVIGHGDAGKTQLVSSMMHAAGMPGRWGKVDEGTTVTDYDEDSIERKVSLNNNFAHLEYNDTKINLIDTPGYAAFVSHARPALRVADCALVVVDGVHGIEVQTEKTWQYANEFMLPRFMVINKIDKEHADFTHALDTAADSFARSIVPFTLPIGREGSFRGVIDVVHQKAYEFDAAGKAKPIGIPGEEKALLDSTRERLIEIVAESDDALMEKYFESGTLPEEDIIPNLARAIASSKLCPVYAVSATNLVGVQILLDHLVEFAPNPATHEMEYGFKDNEMTGERINRKYNNNEPFSAYVFRTIADPFAGRINVMKVVSGRVTSDATVQNTTRDTPERLGALHVISGKTLDKVPEAATGDIIAVVKLKDTQTGDTLADKAKPIVYPKVEYPEAAIAFAIEPKSRADEDKISSALHKILEEDPSLHFDRDPQTKEFILSGSGQLHIETVVKKLEQRYHVEVTLHPPKVPYKETITAQVEVQGRHKKQSGGRGQFGDCKCIFEPLERGAGFEWVDKIFGGSVPQNFRPAIEKGIIEAAAGGAVAGYPLIDFKVTLIDGSYHAVDSDEHSFRAAGRKAFRAAIEKAKPTLLEPIMDVEVFTPQEVSGDIMGDLNSRRGRVGGMEVRGKQQVIKAKVPLSEMLDYQSKLNSVTQARGSYHMQFSHYDPLPGNLVKKVVDEAVASGRVRAHEDDD, encoded by the coding sequence ATGAAAGCTTTTACAACTGAGAACATCAGGAATTTGGCTGTCATTGGACACGGCGACGCGGGTAAAACCCAACTCGTAAGTTCAATGATGCACGCCGCGGGAATGCCGGGCCGCTGGGGAAAGGTAGACGAAGGAACGACCGTTACCGATTACGATGAAGACTCGATAGAACGGAAAGTCTCGCTCAACAATAATTTCGCCCACCTCGAGTACAACGACACCAAGATTAACTTGATCGACACGCCCGGCTACGCCGCGTTCGTCTCGCACGCACGGCCCGCACTTCGCGTGGCCGACTGTGCTTTGGTCGTGGTTGACGGCGTTCACGGGATCGAAGTACAGACCGAGAAAACATGGCAGTACGCAAACGAGTTTATGCTGCCGCGGTTCATGGTTATCAACAAGATCGATAAAGAACATGCGGATTTCACACACGCACTCGATACTGCCGCTGATTCGTTTGCCCGGTCGATCGTGCCGTTCACACTTCCGATCGGCCGCGAAGGCAGCTTCCGCGGTGTGATCGACGTCGTTCATCAAAAAGCGTACGAATTTGACGCGGCTGGCAAAGCAAAACCGATCGGCATTCCGGGAGAAGAAAAGGCCCTACTCGATTCGACCCGCGAACGTCTTATCGAAATCGTCGCCGAATCCGACGATGCCCTGATGGAGAAATATTTTGAAAGCGGCACACTCCCTGAGGAAGACATCATCCCGAATCTCGCCCGTGCGATCGCCTCGAGCAAACTCTGTCCGGTCTACGCTGTGTCGGCAACAAACCTGGTTGGAGTACAGATATTGCTCGATCATCTCGTCGAGTTTGCACCAAACCCGGCAACACATGAGATGGAGTACGGTTTCAAAGACAACGAAATGACGGGTGAGCGTATCAACCGCAAATACAACAACAACGAACCGTTCTCAGCATACGTTTTTCGCACGATCGCCGATCCATTCGCGGGCCGCATCAATGTGATGAAGGTCGTCAGCGGTCGTGTAACGTCCGATGCAACTGTGCAAAACACCACACGCGATACGCCCGAACGGCTCGGGGCATTGCACGTCATCTCGGGCAAAACGCTCGACAAAGTTCCCGAAGCTGCGACCGGCGACATTATAGCCGTAGTTAAACTAAAGGATACGCAAACCGGCGACACGCTCGCAGACAAGGCAAAACCGATCGTCTATCCGAAGGTCGAATATCCCGAAGCCGCGATCGCATTTGCCATCGAGCCGAAATCGCGTGCCGACGAAGACAAGATCTCGTCCGCATTGCACAAGATATTAGAAGAAGACCCAAGCCTGCATTTCGATCGAGACCCGCAGACAAAGGAGTTTATCCTATCGGGCAGTGGGCAGCTTCATATTGAGACGGTCGTCAAGAAACTCGAACAGCGGTACCACGTCGAAGTCACGCTCCATCCGCCGAAGGTTCCGTATAAAGAGACCATCACGGCACAGGTCGAAGTTCAGGGCCGACATAAGAAACAGTCGGGCGGACGCGGACAGTTTGGCGATTGCAAATGCATATTTGAGCCGCTCGAACGCGGTGCCGGTTTCGAATGGGTCGACAAGATCTTCGGCGGTTCGGTTCCGCAGAATTTTCGCCCCGCCATCGAAAAAGGCATCATCGAAGCCGCTGCCGGTGGTGCCGTCGCCGGTTATCCGCTGATCGATTTTAAGGTGACTCTGATCGACGGCAGCTATCACGCAGTTGACAGTGACGAACACAGTTTCCGTGCAGCGGGCCGCAAAGCGTTTCGTGCGGCGATTGAAAAAGCGAAACCGACGCTGCTCGAACCGATCATGGATGTCGAGGTATTCACGCCGCAAGAAGTCTCCGGCGACATTATGGGCGACCTCAACTCACGGCGCGGCCGCGTTGGCGGAATGGAAGTACGCGGAAAACAACAGGTGATCAAAGCCAAGGTCCCACTCTCGGAAATGCTCGATTATCAGTCGAAACTCAATTCCGTGACGCAGGCCCGCGGATCGTATCACATGCAGTTCTCACATTACGATCCGCTTCCCGGCAACCTTGTTAAAAAGGTGGTCGACGAAGCGGTCGCGTCGGGCCGAGTAAGGGCCCACGAAGACGACGATTAA
- a CDS encoding DUF2911 domain-containing protein, which produces MLNSRSISIVVLCFVMFTGGVQLSSGQARPPLPRPSQKAGVMQVVGTTDISVSYSRPAVKGRKVFGDWPTPVAGEATLDDGRIRPEGAPLVPNDHIWRAGANEATLFTVADDVLINGQHLAAGKYSMHMIPGKADWTIIFNKDDGQWGSFTYNKQKDALRVKAKAEWVADNKELLTFGFENVGEKTATLYLRWEKVKVPFTIEVKDVVGSTMTRLKAYVAAAKSDDPGPRINAGNYAKANKQIEQANAWFEEALRINETMVGIKETFQNLQRKATILLNLGRSADALAAAERAVVVGKADPTINATDIATLEKRIADIKAGKN; this is translated from the coding sequence ATGCTAAATTCGCGTTCTATTTCTATTGTTGTACTTTGTTTCGTCATGTTCACCGGCGGCGTCCAATTGTCGTCCGGTCAAGCCCGTCCGCCTCTTCCACGTCCAAGCCAGAAGGCGGGTGTGATGCAGGTCGTTGGCACTACCGACATTTCTGTTTCGTACAGCCGCCCGGCGGTAAAGGGCCGCAAAGTCTTCGGCGATTGGCCGACGCCTGTTGCGGGTGAAGCAACGCTTGACGACGGCCGCATCCGGCCCGAGGGCGCGCCTCTCGTTCCGAACGATCACATCTGGCGTGCGGGAGCTAATGAGGCTACATTGTTTACAGTCGCCGACGATGTTTTGATCAACGGCCAGCACCTAGCTGCCGGCAAATACAGCATGCATATGATCCCTGGGAAAGCCGATTGGACAATAATCTTTAATAAGGATGACGGTCAATGGGGCAGCTTTACATATAATAAACAGAAAGATGCTCTCCGTGTAAAAGCTAAAGCCGAATGGGTCGCTGACAATAAGGAGCTTCTCACATTCGGATTCGAAAATGTCGGTGAGAAAACGGCTACTCTGTATCTTCGTTGGGAAAAGGTAAAGGTGCCTTTCACAATTGAGGTAAAGGACGTTGTTGGCTCGACAATGACGCGGCTAAAAGCTTACGTTGCCGCGGCCAAGTCCGATGATCCCGGACCGCGGATCAACGCCGGCAATTACGCCAAAGCTAACAAGCAGATCGAGCAGGCCAATGCTTGGTTCGAAGAGGCTCTCAGGATCAACGAGACGATGGTCGGCATAAAGGAGACTTTCCAAAACCTGCAGCGTAAGGCAACGATCCTGCTCAATCTTGGTCGTAGCGCTGACGCACTAGCGGCCGCAGAGCGTGCTGTCGTTGTTGGAAAGGCTGATCCGACGATCAACGCCACAGATATCGCCACGCTCGAGAAACGGATCGCGGATATTAAAGCCGGCAAGAACTAA
- a CDS encoding cytochrome c3 family protein, with amino-acid sequence MKKNSVLMLTAGLLALGLVFVLSEFASIPSLAQKTEAPAANVNTQTMPETIILSKDAKLGQVTFSHAKHNGGAYTIDQSNAIACIACHHTARPAAEIAKFPPLKTAWPVDRTTTLTSELFGKDAKAAGVAACRDCHARTGEKPKLIDAIPEVKHEGSPAIITLNNQTAFHRTCAGCHSEVKMTRPLQKGPIQTQCMMCHKKAA; translated from the coding sequence ATGAAGAAAAATAGTGTTTTGATGCTCACGGCCGGTTTGCTGGCTTTGGGGCTTGTATTTGTTTTGAGTGAATTTGCAAGCATTCCAAGCCTCGCTCAAAAGACGGAAGCCCCAGCAGCTAATGTTAATACTCAGACGATGCCTGAAACCATCATTCTTTCCAAAGACGCCAAACTTGGCCAGGTCACGTTTAGTCACGCCAAGCACAATGGCGGAGCGTACACGATAGATCAGTCCAATGCGATCGCATGTATTGCTTGCCACCATACTGCAAGGCCTGCAGCTGAGATCGCGAAGTTTCCGCCGCTGAAGACCGCCTGGCCGGTTGACCGGACCACAACGTTAACGAGTGAGTTGTTTGGAAAGGATGCAAAGGCTGCTGGAGTTGCGGCATGCCGCGATTGTCATGCAAGAACCGGCGAAAAGCCTAAATTGATCGATGCCATTCCCGAGGTCAAACACGAAGGAAGCCCGGCGATCATAACGCTTAACAACCAAACTGCGTTTCACCGAACATGTGCAGGTTGCCACTCGGAAGTGAAAATGACTCGTCCATTGCAAAAGGGTCCTATCCAAACGCAATGTATGATGTGCCACAAGAAGGCGGCCTAA